From one Triticum urartu cultivar G1812 chromosome 3, Tu2.1, whole genome shotgun sequence genomic stretch:
- the LOC125542804 gene encoding uncharacterized protein LOC125542804 isoform X3, translating into MDLPEYYIKKNDRVELIAILGLFGLLVSTIQIFSTNGTCGACVIPGSDVSGHAPFLCGFECRGMWWLFVRCINGWCCHQEQSSVTIIDIVFKWMAEIDLEVIVYVLSTWYHITLWNGMEEVAITTGEEDAYVLLDMLLLVSIRKRGCTTVKMLNPMETAKFRLIVKQAKALKICNNHLLHTKKRQPAATWFGRAVNCLS; encoded by the exons ATGGACCTCCCG GAATACTACATCAAGAAGAACGATCGGGTAGAGCTTATCGCAATACTTGGACTATTTGGACTGCTTGTCAGTACAATTCAGAT ATTTTCTACAAATGGTACAT GTGGGGCCTGCGTTATTCCCGGCTCTGATGTCAGTGGACATGCACCGTTCTTGTGTGGATTTGAGTGTCGTGGCATGTGGTGGCTCTTTGTCAGATGCATCAACGGCTGGTGTTGTCATCAG GAGCAGAGCAGCGTCACCATTATTGACATCGTATTTAAGTGGATGGCTGAAATAGATTTGGAAGTAATTGTATATGTGTTGTCAACATGGTATCATATCACTTTGTGGAATGGTATGGAGGAGGTCGCCATCACAACCGGCGAAGAGGATGCATACGTCCTCCTTGATAT GCTTCTTCTTGTGTCCATACGAAAGCGAGGTTGTACTACCGTCAAAATGCTCAATCCCATGGAGACTGCCAAATTCCGCCTCATCGTGAAACAGGCCAAGGCCCTCAAGATCTGCAACAATCATCTCCTTCACACCAAGAAACGCCAGCCTGCAGCTACATG GTTTGGTCGTGCCGTTAACTGcctatcttga
- the LOC125542804 gene encoding uncharacterized protein LOC125542804 isoform X4 — protein sequence MEYYIKKNDRVELIAILGLFGLLVSTIQIFSTNGTCGACVIPGSDVSGHAPFLCGFECRGMWWLFVRCINGWCCHQEQSSVTIIDIVFKWMAEIDLEVIVYVLSTWYHITLWNGMEEVAITTGEEDAYVLLDMLLLVSIRKRGCTTVKMLNPMETAKFRLIVKQAKALKICNNHLLHTKKRQPAATWFGRAVNCLS from the exons ATG GAATACTACATCAAGAAGAACGATCGGGTAGAGCTTATCGCAATACTTGGACTATTTGGACTGCTTGTCAGTACAATTCAGAT ATTTTCTACAAATGGTACAT GTGGGGCCTGCGTTATTCCCGGCTCTGATGTCAGTGGACATGCACCGTTCTTGTGTGGATTTGAGTGTCGTGGCATGTGGTGGCTCTTTGTCAGATGCATCAACGGCTGGTGTTGTCATCAG GAGCAGAGCAGCGTCACCATTATTGACATCGTATTTAAGTGGATGGCTGAAATAGATTTGGAAGTAATTGTATATGTGTTGTCAACATGGTATCATATCACTTTGTGGAATGGTATGGAGGAGGTCGCCATCACAACCGGCGAAGAGGATGCATACGTCCTCCTTGATAT GCTTCTTCTTGTGTCCATACGAAAGCGAGGTTGTACTACCGTCAAAATGCTCAATCCCATGGAGACTGCCAAATTCCGCCTCATCGTGAAACAGGCCAAGGCCCTCAAGATCTGCAACAATCATCTCCTTCACACCAAGAAACGCCAGCCTGCAGCTACATG GTTTGGTCGTGCCGTTAACTGcctatcttga
- the LOC125542804 gene encoding uncharacterized protein LOC125542804 isoform X1 has protein sequence MDLPEYYIKKNDRVELIAILGLFGLLVSTIQIKYSCDHLTLQNIRFSTNGTCGACVIPGSDVSGHAPFLCGFECRGMWWLFVRCINGWCCHQEQSSVTIIDIVFKWMAEIDLEVIVYVLSTWYHITLWNGMEEVAITTGEEDAYVLLDMLLLVSIRKRGCTTVKMLNPMETAKFRLIVKQAKALKICNNHLLHTKKRQPAATWFGRAVNCLS, from the exons ATGGACCTCCCG GAATACTACATCAAGAAGAACGATCGGGTAGAGCTTATCGCAATACTTGGACTATTTGGACTGCTTGTCAGTACAATTCAGAT AAAATATTCATGTGACCACCTAACCTTACAAAATATCAGATTTTCTACAAATGGTACAT GTGGGGCCTGCGTTATTCCCGGCTCTGATGTCAGTGGACATGCACCGTTCTTGTGTGGATTTGAGTGTCGTGGCATGTGGTGGCTCTTTGTCAGATGCATCAACGGCTGGTGTTGTCATCAG GAGCAGAGCAGCGTCACCATTATTGACATCGTATTTAAGTGGATGGCTGAAATAGATTTGGAAGTAATTGTATATGTGTTGTCAACATGGTATCATATCACTTTGTGGAATGGTATGGAGGAGGTCGCCATCACAACCGGCGAAGAGGATGCATACGTCCTCCTTGATAT GCTTCTTCTTGTGTCCATACGAAAGCGAGGTTGTACTACCGTCAAAATGCTCAATCCCATGGAGACTGCCAAATTCCGCCTCATCGTGAAACAGGCCAAGGCCCTCAAGATCTGCAACAATCATCTCCTTCACACCAAGAAACGCCAGCCTGCAGCTACATG GTTTGGTCGTGCCGTTAACTGcctatcttga
- the LOC125542804 gene encoding uncharacterized protein LOC125542804 isoform X2: protein MEYYIKKNDRVELIAILGLFGLLVSTIQIKYSCDHLTLQNIRFSTNGTCGACVIPGSDVSGHAPFLCGFECRGMWWLFVRCINGWCCHQEQSSVTIIDIVFKWMAEIDLEVIVYVLSTWYHITLWNGMEEVAITTGEEDAYVLLDMLLLVSIRKRGCTTVKMLNPMETAKFRLIVKQAKALKICNNHLLHTKKRQPAATWFGRAVNCLS, encoded by the exons ATG GAATACTACATCAAGAAGAACGATCGGGTAGAGCTTATCGCAATACTTGGACTATTTGGACTGCTTGTCAGTACAATTCAGAT AAAATATTCATGTGACCACCTAACCTTACAAAATATCAGATTTTCTACAAATGGTACAT GTGGGGCCTGCGTTATTCCCGGCTCTGATGTCAGTGGACATGCACCGTTCTTGTGTGGATTTGAGTGTCGTGGCATGTGGTGGCTCTTTGTCAGATGCATCAACGGCTGGTGTTGTCATCAG GAGCAGAGCAGCGTCACCATTATTGACATCGTATTTAAGTGGATGGCTGAAATAGATTTGGAAGTAATTGTATATGTGTTGTCAACATGGTATCATATCACTTTGTGGAATGGTATGGAGGAGGTCGCCATCACAACCGGCGAAGAGGATGCATACGTCCTCCTTGATAT GCTTCTTCTTGTGTCCATACGAAAGCGAGGTTGTACTACCGTCAAAATGCTCAATCCCATGGAGACTGCCAAATTCCGCCTCATCGTGAAACAGGCCAAGGCCCTCAAGATCTGCAACAATCATCTCCTTCACACCAAGAAACGCCAGCCTGCAGCTACATG GTTTGGTCGTGCCGTTAACTGcctatcttga
- the LOC125546647 gene encoding putative disease resistance RPP13-like protein 3: MASASITFVLNRLGELAVKEAALLSGVGDHIRLLRDKLEWLQTFIQDADQERRDGANQYVGLWVRQTRDVAHEVEDVLDDFLRRVDLSTLRQGVPAWRRWLDLAASCTTQVSVRHDLSGRMEGIKERLMEISENVDKYNIRTLRPSASGASSSAHNSTINTVPAWDEGNEVVGFKDERAELQRYLLAGDDTSRSVMSLVGESGTGKSTLAWEVYDSPIIRKHFDVRAWINVPPQIRDDDILYFIYKRLCPESEACEQKNSITEKVHKALSLYLKNKRYLVMLDGLVNFSNWHSILHSLPQKEKGSRVMVITRLDDKEAAYANPKVSTLKIGKLDEKDSSALFCRRVFGANNQFKEKIFGSKISEPNAQMEKACENMFKITHGLPLAIVVLAGLLRTKSISEWEEVLKKLESNNEPKQVKMILALSFDDLPSRLKSCFLYFAGMPENLIYNARRLVRLWAAEGFLKPKKGKTMEDIGQNYLKELISREMIRLVKRDMNGGVWLVAIHDRLHAFAQAEAHEASFLEAHDNADLLAPGAVRRLHLQNYTETYIPMGTAFPKMRSILGDFAEERSQNGKRSLSSKVRAHGQLKKQGNNSDLRYHALRFLPASKFLRVIDLRGLRIKKVPGAIGDMIHVRYLGLRSRSLTKLPSSIARLINLQTLDIKRTEVKKVAQAFWEIPTLRHVVANMLGLPKSAGVLNNMQTLTGLLCSDPLGKDIKPLENMVYLRNLHISGLDKPHWEALREVFKKLESLMYMHLAGKDIPFELFTNFTLRRLQILELLGEIDTSRVKEEDQYTLPNVTRLVLKLSLADQKFIDKIGELPSLMELVLSEDSCREENLLFSDKGFNNVTSLVMANLTRVKKWTIRPRSIPKIQKIVLSGCPKMEIKLEGKEGEESLQGLMADLKEVVVCNMLQEGSIIVKPANSAFEEKINHVAIKTKSEDITDATQRDGRWRAGMIAGNMYQN, encoded by the exons ATGGCGTCTGCTTCGATCACGTTCGTGCTGAACCGGCTGGGGGAGCTGGCGGTGAAGGAGGCGGCGCTGCTGAGCGGCGTGGGCGACCACATCCGGCTGCTCCGGGACAAGCTCGAGTGGCTGCAGACCTTCATCCAGGACGCCGACCAGGAGCGGCGCGATGGCGCCAACCAGTACGTGGGCCTCTGGGTCCGCCAGACCCGCGACGTGGCGCACGAGGTGGAGGACGTCCTCGACGACTTCCTCCGCCGCGTCGACCTCAGCACGCTGCGGCAGGGGGTCCCCGCCTGGAGGAGGTGGCTTGACCTCGCCGCCTCCTGCACCACCCAGGTCTCCGTCCGCCATGACCTCAGCGGACGGATGGAAGGCATCAAGGAGAGGCTCATGGAGATCTCCGAGAACGTCGACAAGTACAATATCAGGACGCTTCGACCCTCCGCCTCCGGCGCTTCCTCGTCCGCCCACAACTCCACCATCAACACCGTCCCAGCATG GGATGAGGGTAACGAAGTGGTTGGCTTTAAAGATGAACGTGCAGAGCTGCAACGTTATCTTCTCGCTGGTGATGATACTAGCAGATCTGTCATGTCACTAGTTGGGGAGAGTGGCACTGGCAAATCCACACTTGCATGGGAAGTGTATGACAGTCCTATTATCCGGAAGCATTTTGATGTCCGAGCCTGGATCAATGTCCCACCACAAATAAGAGATGATGACATCTTGTACTTCATCTACAAGCGTTTGTGTCCCGAGAGTGAGGCCTGTGAACAAAAAAATTCGATCACAGAAAAAGTTCATAAAGCCCTCTCGCTGTACCTGAAGAATAAACGCTACCTGGTGATGCTTGATGGCCTGGTCAATTTCAGCAACTGGCACTCCATACTCCATAGCCTACCACAGAAAGAGAAAGGCAGTAGAGTGATGGTCATTACTCGCCTCGATGACAAAGAAGCTGCATATGCTAACCCAAAAGTTAGCACCCTCAAGATAGGCAAGCTTGACGAAAAAGATAGCTCAGCGCTATTTTGTCGCAGAGTCTTTGGGGCCAACAACCAATTTAAAGAGAAGATCTTTGGTAGCAAAATCTCAGAACCCAATGCACAAATGGAAAAGGCATGCGAGAACATGTTCAAGATAACCCACGGACTACCCTTGGCCATTGTGGTGCTGGCTGGGCTTCTTCGGACAAAGAGCATATCAGAGTGGGAAGAGGTGTTGAAGAAGCTCGAGTCGAATAATGAGCCAAAGCAAGTGAAAATGATCTTGGCTTTGAGCTTTGACGATCTCCCAAGTCGGCTCAAGTCTTGCTTCCTATATTTTGCAGGAATGCCAGAGAACCTGATCTACAATGCGCGGCGCCTCGTGCGGCTATGGGCCGCCGAGGGGTTTCTGAAGCCAAAGAAGGGGAAAACCATGGAGGACATTGGTCAGAACTACCTGAAGGAGCTGATCTCAAGGGAGATGATCCGCCTGGTGAAGAGGGACATGAATGGAGGTGTTTGGCTTGTTGCTATCCATGATCGTCTCCATGCTTTTGCACAGGCAGAAGCACATGAGGCGAGTTTCCTTGAGGCACATGACAATGCTGATCTCCTTGCACCCGGTGCAGTTCGCCGTCTGCACCTCCAGAACTACACAGAGACATATATACCAATGGGCACCGCATTCCCTAAGATGCGGTCCATCTTGGGTGATTTTGCTGAGGAAAGATCACAGAATGGGAAACGATCGCTTAGCTCCAAAGTAAGAGCGCATGGCCAATTGAAGAAGCAAGGTAACAATAGTGATTTACGCTACCATGCTCTTCGTTTTCTGCCGGCATCCAAGTTCCTCCGTGTAATTGATCTCCGGGGGTTAAGGATAAAAAAGGTGCCTGGTGCAATTGGGGATATGATCCATGTAAGGTACCTAGGGCTCCGGAGTCGCTCCCTTACCAAACTCCCTTCTTCCATTGCTCGTCTCATCAACCTTCAGACACTTGACATAAAGAGAACTGAGGTGAAGAAGGTGGCACAAGCATTCTGGGAGATTCCAACGCTGCGACATGTTGTGGCCAACATGCTAGGACTGCCAAAGTCAGCTGGCGTGCTCAACAACATGCAAACACTCACAGGCTTGCTTTGCTCTGATCCTTTAGGCAAGGACATCAAGCCTTTAGAAAACATGGTTTATCTTCGCAACTTGCATATTTCAGGTCTGGATAAGCCGCACTGGGAAGCACTTAGAGAAGTGTTCAAAAAGCTCGAGTCACTCATGTACATGCACCTTGCTGGGAAAGATATTCCATTCGAACTCTTCACAAACTTCACACTCCGCCGCCTGCAGATCCTAGAGCTGCTCGGGGAAATCGACACATCAAGGGTTAAAGAGGAGGACCAGTACACACTACCCAATGTCACTAGGCTAGTGCTCAAGCTATCATTGGCAGATCAGAAGTTCATTGACAAGATAGGTGAGCTGCCAAGCCTCATGGAGCTAGTATTGTCCGAGGATTCCTGCCGTGAAGAAAATCTCTTGTTTTCTGATAAAGGATTCAACAATGTCACAAGCTTGGTGATGGCCAACCTAACAAGAGTGAAAAAGTGGACAATACGACCCAGGTCCATTCCGAAGATTCAAAAGATCGTTCTATCTGGttgccccaagatggagatcaagcttgAAGGGAAAGAAGGGGAAGAAAGCCTACAAGGTTTGATGGCAGATCTCAAGGAAGTAGTGGTCTGCAACATGCTGCAAGAGGGCTCCATCATCGTCAAGCCTGCAAATTCCGCCTTTGAGGAGAAGATCAATCATGTGGCCATCAAAACAAAGAGTGAAGACATAACAGATGCAACGCAACGAGATGGAAGGTGGAGGGCAGGTATGATAGCTGGCAACATGTACCAGAACTAG